In the genome of Desulfovibrio sp. JC010, one region contains:
- a CDS encoding ABC transporter substrate-binding protein yields MKKYFHKSIASTIIALSFLCLFYVPSYAEQITVGYIELPPYYFTTADNKPEGFLLHLTKQIMEKAGHKCTYKSMPSKRILHTIKKGGNFASIGWFKTRERKEYAKFSLPIYENEPFGLLLRTEDHKKFYKFRTLKDVLAQDQFKTGYVAGHSMGEYVDRLLRQHPQSVHSLSGTTQQLIKMLHNGKIDFCLLAPEEISTIIKQSGYKEDYFYFMSLADIINGNKRHLIFSRDVSDATIQEINAAIVEIKNERWIAN; encoded by the coding sequence ATGAAAAAATATTTTCATAAATCCATCGCATCCACCATAATCGCGCTTTCTTTTTTGTGTTTATTCTATGTGCCGTCCTACGCTGAACAGATAACAGTCGGCTATATTGAACTTCCGCCCTACTACTTCACTACCGCAGACAACAAGCCGGAAGGTTTTCTACTTCATCTTACCAAACAAATAATGGAGAAGGCAGGGCATAAATGCACCTATAAAAGCATGCCGTCCAAAAGGATTCTTCATACCATCAAAAAGGGCGGTAATTTTGCATCCATTGGCTGGTTTAAAACCAGAGAACGCAAAGAATATGCGAAATTCTCACTGCCGATATACGAAAATGAGCCATTCGGCTTATTACTAAGAACTGAAGATCACAAAAAATTCTATAAATTCAGAACACTGAAAGATGTTCTTGCTCAGGACCAATTCAAGACAGGGTATGTTGCCGGACATTCCATGGGCGAATATGTGGACAGACTGCTGAGGCAGCACCCTCAATCAGTACACTCACTATCCGGCACAACACAGCAATTGATCAAAATGCTGCATAACGGAAAAATTGATTTCTGCCTGCTGGCCCCGGAAGAAATTTCTACAATTATCAAACAATCCGGCTACAAAGAAGATTACTTTTATTTCATGTCACTGGCAGATATAATTAACGGAAATAAACGTCATCTGATTTTTTCACGTGATGTCTCAGATGCGACCATACAAGAAATCAATGCTGCTATTGTTGAGATAAAGAACGAACGTTGGATTGCGAACTGA
- a CDS encoding DMT family transporter has product MQQHNQKKAYLYGISAVLIWSTVASAFKIALGYMTPLHLLFYATIFSTVSLFTILKIQNKTAQIKQMSKKEMLKCGLPGLLNPFLYYIVLFKAYALLPAQEAQPLNYTWAITLSLLSIPLLGQKMTMRELLAILTSYMGVVVISTHGNLLDIQFSNGYGVFLALFSTILWSLYWIINAKSKSDPLIGLFLNFCFGLPFVTVAMLIFSGPPPLAVPAILSAAYVGFFEMGITFALWLNALKLTEKASRVSNLIFLSPFLSLILIHFILGEEILPSTLVGLLFIVGGNIIQQLGKKN; this is encoded by the coding sequence TTGCAGCAGCATAACCAGAAAAAAGCGTATCTGTACGGTATATCCGCCGTACTCATCTGGTCCACGGTGGCCTCGGCATTCAAGATAGCACTGGGCTACATGACCCCGTTGCACCTGCTCTTTTACGCGACTATCTTCTCTACCGTGTCACTCTTCACCATTTTAAAGATACAAAATAAAACCGCACAGATAAAGCAGATGAGCAAAAAAGAAATGCTCAAATGCGGTCTGCCCGGCCTGCTCAATCCGTTCCTGTATTACATCGTACTCTTCAAAGCTTATGCCCTGCTTCCTGCACAGGAAGCCCAGCCCCTCAATTACACATGGGCGATAACCCTTTCCCTGCTTTCCATCCCCCTGCTGGGCCAGAAGATGACCATGCGTGAACTGCTGGCAATACTGACCAGCTATATGGGTGTGGTGGTTATCTCCACCCACGGCAACCTGCTCGATATCCAGTTCAGCAATGGCTACGGGGTATTTCTGGCCCTTTTCAGCACCATCCTCTGGTCCCTGTACTGGATCATAAACGCCAAAAGTAAATCCGATCCGCTCATAGGACTGTTCCTGAATTTCTGTTTCGGACTGCCCTTTGTGACCGTAGCCATGCTTATATTTTCCGGACCGCCGCCGCTGGCAGTCCCGGCCATCCTTTCCGCAGCTTATGTGGGATTCTTTGAAATGGGTATAACATTCGCCCTCTGGCTGAATGCTCTGAAACTTACGGAGAAAGCATCAAGGGTCAGCAACCTGATCTTCCTTTCCCCTTTCCTTTCGCTGATCCTGATCCATTTCATTCTGGGGGAGGAAATCCTGCCCTCAACACTGGTCGGCCTGCTTTTTATTGTGGGCGGGAACATCATCCAACAGCTGGGCAAAAAGAATTAA
- a CDS encoding DNA polymerase III subunit delta', which translates to MFTSIQETASRQNLVLPRFAKLAQKPPQCLLIEGGSADERMDMARYWACVLNCENGQEPCGTCQSCRQIAGDAFNDFLLIDREENDSGTGLKQDISVDSIRELLPVWGQPPNGGGTRVTVVREAQHLNGNSANALLKTLEEPRPGNVFVLTAPQRERLLETLVSRSWVITLAWPTDQQNSPEVAQWVNAMLKFWRSGQGWFARTSAKGALDKEMGLQVVMGCQRELKNALVNPQYTPAADALSGLFDPKGLRRLDLVLGKAQESLNYNVNPPLVLDWVCTAAMPKRRR; encoded by the coding sequence ATGTTCACATCTATTCAAGAAACTGCTTCGAGGCAGAATTTAGTTCTTCCCAGATTTGCGAAGCTGGCGCAGAAACCTCCGCAATGCCTTTTGATTGAAGGCGGCAGTGCTGACGAGCGTATGGACATGGCCCGTTACTGGGCTTGTGTGCTGAACTGCGAAAACGGTCAGGAACCGTGCGGCACCTGCCAGTCCTGCCGGCAGATTGCGGGGGATGCTTTTAACGATTTTCTGCTCATCGACCGTGAAGAAAATGACAGCGGCACCGGGCTGAAGCAGGATATCTCAGTAGATTCCATCCGTGAACTGCTTCCGGTCTGGGGCCAGCCTCCCAATGGCGGCGGTACTCGCGTTACGGTGGTCCGTGAAGCGCAGCACCTCAACGGCAACTCTGCCAACGCGCTGCTCAAGACTCTTGAAGAACCCCGCCCCGGTAATGTTTTTGTGCTTACTGCACCGCAACGTGAACGGTTGCTCGAAACCCTTGTCTCCCGCAGCTGGGTAATCACCCTTGCATGGCCTACTGATCAGCAGAATTCCCCGGAAGTTGCGCAGTGGGTCAATGCCATGCTGAAGTTCTGGCGTTCCGGTCAGGGCTGGTTTGCCCGTACCTCCGCTAAAGGTGCGCTGGATAAGGAGATGGGCTTGCAGGTGGTCATGGGCTGTCAGCGGGAACTCAAGAACGCGCTCGTAAATCCTCAATATACCCCTGCTGCCGATGCGCTTTCAGGCCTGTTCGATCCGAAAGGCTTACGCAGGCTCGATCTCGTGCTCGGCAAGGCGCAGGAATCCCTCAACTACAACGTAAACCCGCCCCTCGTTCTGGACTGGGTCTGCACTGCTGCCATGCCTAAAAGACGGCGGTAG
- a CDS encoding adenylosuccinate synthase translates to MANTVIVGTQWGDEGKGKIVDMLAEQAGAIVRFQGGNNAGHTLVVEGEQCILHLIPSGVLHQGKKCLIGNGVVLDPEVFLKEIDGLAEKGVDVSPERLMISKKTQIIMPYHRQMDNCRESLKSADNKIGTTGRGIGPCYEDKMNRCGIRAADLADPELLRTKIVAGLQEKNVLFEKLFNVEPLDAEKVYQEILPIAERVAPYLADVSSVIQDVNKAGQDVLFEGAQGVHLDIDHGTYPFVTSSNVVSGNAAAGSGCGPKQLERIIGICKAYTTRVGAGPFATELFDEIGDTLQKNGHEFGATTGRKRRCGWLDMVVLRETARLCDLTEFALTKLDVLSGLKEIKICVAYEYRGEKVDYPPQEQNGMAHVKPVYESMPGWDEDITKAASYDELPEAARNYIARIEELSGVKVGIVSVGPDRAQTIVR, encoded by the coding sequence ATGGCTAATACCGTAATCGTGGGAACCCAGTGGGGGGACGAAGGCAAGGGCAAAATCGTTGATATGCTCGCCGAACAAGCAGGTGCGATTGTACGTTTCCAGGGCGGAAACAATGCAGGTCACACTCTTGTTGTGGAAGGAGAGCAGTGTATCCTGCATCTCATCCCGTCCGGGGTTCTCCATCAGGGTAAAAAGTGCCTCATCGGTAACGGTGTCGTACTCGACCCCGAGGTTTTTCTCAAGGAGATTGACGGACTTGCCGAAAAAGGCGTGGATGTCTCTCCCGAGCGTCTGATGATCAGCAAGAAGACCCAGATCATTATGCCTTACCACAGGCAGATGGATAACTGCCGTGAATCCCTCAAGTCCGCTGATAACAAGATCGGTACCACCGGTCGCGGCATCGGCCCCTGCTACGAAGATAAAATGAACCGCTGCGGCATCCGTGCTGCGGATCTCGCTGATCCTGAACTGCTGCGTACCAAGATTGTAGCAGGTCTTCAGGAGAAAAACGTTCTTTTTGAAAAACTTTTCAACGTTGAGCCCCTTGATGCTGAAAAGGTATATCAGGAAATCCTGCCCATCGCTGAAAGGGTAGCACCTTACCTCGCTGATGTTTCTTCCGTTATTCAGGATGTTAACAAAGCCGGTCAGGACGTGCTTTTCGAAGGCGCGCAGGGCGTACATCTCGATATCGATCACGGAACCTATCCTTTCGTGACCTCTTCCAACGTTGTATCCGGTAACGCTGCTGCGGGTTCCGGATGCGGTCCCAAACAGCTGGAACGCATTATCGGTATCTGTAAGGCGTACACCACCCGCGTCGGTGCCGGTCCTTTCGCTACCGAGCTGTTTGACGAAATCGGCGACACCCTGCAGAAGAACGGTCACGAGTTCGGTGCAACCACCGGACGTAAACGTCGTTGCGGCTGGCTGGATATGGTTGTCCTGCGCGAAACCGCGCGTCTTTGCGACCTTACCGAGTTCGCCCTGACCAAGCTGGATGTCCTTTCCGGTCTCAAAGAAATTAAAATCTGCGTTGCCTACGAGTATCGCGGTGAAAAAGTCGACTATCCCCCGCAGGAACAGAACGGCATGGCTCACGTCAAGCCCGTTTACGAATCCATGCCCGGCTGGGATGAAGACATCACCAAGGCAGCTTCCTACGACGAACTGCCCGAAGCCGCGCGTAACTACATCGCACGCATTGAAGAACTCTCCGGCGTAAAAGTCGGCATAGTCTCTGTCGGTCCCGACCGCGCTCAGACTATTGTAAGATAG
- a CDS encoding IMP cyclohydrolase, whose translation MSDLKKMYKTLQQDPFPADMTVTLGDQKLTFKKRTWEIDGETKGLRYGENPDQPAALYELVSGGLEYDGIKFRGEGQGLVSALTEEHMIQAGKHPGKTNLTDVDNALNILQYLTAKPAAVILKHNNPCGAAWSEEGVGVALRNAFQADRIAAFGGAIVVNRPFTMEAAEVVDSAYFEVVAAPSFEKGTLEVLQKRKNLRILQIPGIADLEKMLGQPFLDVKSLMDGGMVVQFSFRNRILDAEDFIPATAEKDGSTFSSRAPSKQETDDMLFAWAVEAGVTSNSVIFAKDGVTTAIGTGEQDRVGCVELAVTKARIKYADGLCFEKFQMSLFELKLKALKDEQAAKDLAEIEQAAVEAKGGLKGSVLVSDGFFPFRDGVDLCMAQGITAIAQPGGSIRDHEVIQATNEASPQVAMVFTGQRSFKH comes from the coding sequence ATGAGTGATCTTAAAAAGATGTACAAAACCCTGCAGCAGGACCCTTTTCCCGCTGACATGACCGTTACCCTCGGCGACCAGAAGCTGACCTTCAAAAAACGCACCTGGGAAATCGACGGCGAAACAAAGGGCCTTCGCTACGGTGAAAACCCCGATCAGCCCGCAGCACTTTACGAGCTGGTTTCCGGCGGCCTCGAATACGACGGCATCAAATTTCGCGGTGAAGGGCAGGGACTTGTTTCCGCACTCACCGAAGAACACATGATTCAGGCGGGTAAACATCCCGGCAAGACCAACCTGACCGATGTGGACAACGCTCTGAACATCCTGCAGTACCTTACCGCCAAGCCTGCGGCTGTTATCCTCAAGCACAACAACCCCTGCGGCGCGGCATGGTCCGAAGAAGGCGTGGGAGTAGCCCTGCGTAACGCTTTTCAGGCTGACCGTATCGCAGCTTTCGGCGGAGCCATCGTAGTAAACCGCCCCTTCACCATGGAAGCGGCTGAAGTTGTAGACAGTGCATATTTTGAAGTTGTTGCGGCTCCCTCTTTTGAAAAAGGAACTCTCGAAGTTCTCCAGAAACGCAAGAACCTGCGAATTCTCCAGATTCCCGGCATTGCCGATCTGGAAAAGATGCTCGGTCAGCCTTTCCTCGACGTTAAATCTCTCATGGACGGCGGCATGGTTGTGCAGTTCTCTTTCCGCAACCGCATTCTCGATGCTGAAGATTTCATCCCCGCAACAGCTGAAAAAGACGGCTCCACCTTCTCCTCCCGTGCTCCTTCCAAGCAGGAAACGGACGACATGCTTTTCGCATGGGCAGTTGAAGCAGGTGTTACCTCAAACTCTGTGATTTTTGCCAAAGACGGCGTAACAACCGCCATCGGCACAGGTGAGCAGGACCGCGTTGGCTGCGTTGAGCTGGCAGTAACCAAGGCACGCATCAAGTACGCTGACGGACTCTGCTTTGAAAAATTCCAGATGTCCCTTTTCGAGCTGAAGCTGAAAGCCCTCAAGGACGAACAGGCTGCCAAGGATCTCGCCGAGATCGAACAGGCCGCAGTGGAAGCCAAAGGCGGACTCAAAGGTTCCGTGCTGGTTTCCGACGGTTTCTTCCCCTTCCGCGACGGCGTGGACCTGTGCATGGCGCAGGGTATCACCGCCATCGCCCAGCCCGGCGGTTCCATCCGCGACCACGAAGTGATTCAGGCTACCAACGAAGCCTCCCCGCAGGTCGCCATGGTCTTCACCGGACAGCGTTCTTTTAAGCATTAA
- a CDS encoding transglycosylase SLT domain-containing protein, whose protein sequence is MDEFVDYAGTELDIKAYPTHALAFEALTKGKADIMLATGFNPDLNSTSTPLIKGPVYEQNPAAMLHHIRKFELRTPFELCDQNVFIPEHSGLKKTFNSLSEQLGCTPTIISGENSSHLEPLLQYNNNKTMRFHLVESGTFKPVRPFLHKLRITDHFGDDLEYRWYMREDVHGLGQAVEDYWHLVTTNGTLEDLQEKYFGFIPEETDFYDLYSLRKDIREKLPIYHNYIIKSAGKYNIDPLLLTAVMYQESRFDPFARSKTGVRGLMQLTNDTAQLLGLTSRLDPRQAINGGARYLRFLWDKLESRDVDGWDRWLFTLAAYNQGLGHVYDAIDIAKYTSKHPGTWRSLKQVFPLLTRPKYHSKTKHGYTRGYEAVDYVDSIRYYYYIMNGLAILPGLEANYLAPLAGRTTGTTPD, encoded by the coding sequence GTGGATGAATTCGTAGATTACGCCGGGACTGAACTGGATATCAAGGCTTACCCGACCCACGCTCTGGCATTTGAAGCCCTGACCAAAGGGAAAGCTGATATCATGCTGGCCACGGGATTTAACCCGGACCTGAATTCGACCAGCACCCCGTTAATCAAAGGACCGGTCTATGAGCAAAACCCGGCAGCCATGCTGCATCATATCCGCAAATTTGAACTGCGCACCCCCTTCGAGCTCTGTGACCAGAATGTATTTATTCCTGAGCATTCAGGTCTGAAAAAAACTTTCAACAGCCTGAGCGAACAGCTGGGATGTACTCCCACAATTATCAGCGGTGAAAACTCCAGCCATCTGGAACCGCTGCTGCAATACAACAACAATAAAACCATGCGCTTCCATCTGGTGGAATCCGGTACGTTCAAACCTGTCCGGCCATTTCTGCATAAACTCAGGATTACGGACCATTTCGGGGATGACCTTGAATACAGGTGGTACATGCGCGAAGATGTACACGGTCTAGGTCAGGCCGTTGAAGATTACTGGCATCTGGTGACGACCAATGGAACGCTGGAGGACCTGCAGGAAAAATATTTCGGTTTCATCCCTGAAGAAACTGATTTTTACGATCTCTACTCCCTGCGTAAGGATATCCGTGAAAAGCTGCCCATTTACCACAACTACATCATCAAGTCTGCCGGGAAATACAACATTGATCCGCTGCTCCTGACTGCGGTCATGTATCAGGAATCACGCTTTGATCCTTTTGCACGCAGCAAAACCGGGGTTCGCGGGCTGATGCAGCTGACCAACGATACCGCGCAACTTTTAGGATTAACAAGCAGGCTGGACCCGCGGCAGGCCATTAACGGCGGTGCGCGTTATTTAAGATTTCTCTGGGATAAACTGGAAAGTCGGGATGTGGACGGCTGGGATCGCTGGCTTTTCACCCTTGCGGCCTACAATCAGGGCCTGGGGCATGTTTACGATGCCATTGATATTGCCAAGTACACCAGCAAGCATCCGGGAACATGGCGTTCACTCAAGCAGGTTTTCCCGCTGCTGACCCGGCCCAAATACCATTCAAAAACAAAACACGGCTACACACGTGGGTATGAAGCCGTGGATTACGTAGATAGCATTCGCTATTACTATTATATTATGAACGGGCTAGCTATCCTTCCGGGGCTGGAGGCGAATTACCTTGCTCCCCTTGCCGGAAGAACCACCGGAACCACTCCCGATTGA